The following proteins come from a genomic window of Rutidosis leptorrhynchoides isolate AG116_Rl617_1_P2 chromosome 10, CSIRO_AGI_Rlap_v1, whole genome shotgun sequence:
- the LOC139873674 gene encoding dehydration-responsive element-binding protein 2F-like — protein MDNCRRTTAPFKPWKKGPTRGKGGPQNAACEYRGVRQRTWGKWVAEIREPKKRSRLWLGSFATAEEAAMAYDEAARRLYGPDAYLNLPHLRSNFNPLNKSHKFKWFSSNKFMSMFPATGLLNLNAQPSVHVIHQRLQELKKTQKTPCSSSSSSSSVVDQNKCEQIQVTSEKTNHVKEYIEKPQIDLNEFLQQIGVLKKDDHKEVELSSSKGGVEGFDDFNWDVLSELHGSHDHGHYMYNVHEHDHDHELVLPTTIWNF, from the coding sequence ATGGATAACTGCCGTCGAACCACTGCCCCGTTCAAGCCATGGAAGAAAGGTCCCACTCGAGGCAAAGGCGGCCCACAGAATGCTGCATGCGAGTATCGTGGCGTTCGTCAACGAACATGGGGCAAATGGGTTGCTGAAATTCGGGAGCCAAAGAAACGATCCCGTTTATGGTTGGGCTCTTTCGCTACTGCCGAAGAAGCTGCAATGGCTTACGATGAAGCTGCAAGACGACTATATGGCCCCGATGCGTACCTAAATTTACCTCATCTTCGATCTAACTTTAACCCTTTAAATAAATCACATAAATTTAAATGGTTCTCTTCAAATAAGTTCATGTCTATGTTTCCTGCTACTGGTTTGCTTAATCTTAATGCACAACCAAGTGTTCATGTGATTCATCAAAGACTTCAAGAACTCAAGAAAACTCAAAAAACGCCATGTTCTTCTTCATCGTCTAGCTCGTCCGTTGTTGATCAGAATAAGTGTGAACAAATTCAAGTTACTAGTGAAAAAACTAACCATGTGAAAGAGTACATTGAAAAGCCTCAAATTGATCTCAATGAGTTTCTTCAACAAATTGGAGTGTTGAAGAAAGATGATCATAAAGAGGTCGAATTGTCATCTTCGAAAGGTGGTGTTGAAGGATTTGATGATTTCAATTGGGATGTGTTAAGTGAGCTTCATGGATCTCATGATCATGGTCACTATATGTATAATGTTCATGAACATGATCATGATCATGAGTTGGTTTTGCCAACTACGATTTGGAATTTTTAA